The Triticum urartu cultivar G1812 unplaced genomic scaffold, Tu2.1 TuUngrouped_contig_10261, whole genome shotgun sequence genome has a window encoding:
- the LOC125526484 gene encoding probable WRKY transcription factor 50 — protein MAASLGLNPEGVFSSAYAYSSPFLADYYAPPPRAVIDDSDYAAQLHLHDDHQHHPFDQFEHSPPTPTAQISFAGAGDDEHRGEKKIKISARVSAGRIGFRTRSEVEILDDGFKWRKYGKKAVKNSPNPRNYYRCSAEGCGVKKRVERDRDDPRYVVTTYDGVHNHATPGAAAQYYCYSPPRSSPPAAYSAAGLLQF, from the coding sequence ATGGCGGCTTCGTTGGGACTGAACCCTGAAGGTGTATTCAGCTCCGCCTACGCCTACTCCTCCCCTTTCCTGGCCGATTACTACGCACCGCCCCCCCGCGCCGTCATCGACGACAGTGATTACGCGGCTCAGCTCCACCTCCACGACGATCACCAGCACCACCCTTTCGATCAGTTCGAGCACTCGCCGCCGACGCCGACGGCACAGATCTCCTTCGCCGGAGCCGGGGATGACGAACATCGCGGCGAGAAGAAGATCAAGATCAGTGCGAGGGTGAGCGCAGGGAGGATCGGGTTCAGGACGAGGTCAGAGGTGGAAATCTTGGACGACGGGTTCAAGTGGAGGAAGTACGGGAAGAAGGCGGTGAAGAACAGCCCGAACCCGAGGAACTACTACCGGTGCTCGGCGGAGGGCTGCGGCGTCAAGAAGCGCGTGGAGAGGGACCGCGACGACCCCCGCTACGTCGTCACCACCTACGACGGCGTCCACAACCACGCAACGCCCGGCGCCGCCGCGCAGTACTACTGCTACAGCCCCCCGCGCAGCTCGCC